Part of the Deinococcus cellulosilyticus NBRC 106333 = KACC 11606 genome is shown below.
GACGGTCTGCCACCTCCCCTGCATTCAGGTAGCGGGAGATCTGGTAGGTGCCCAGAGAGAGCATCCCTTCGAGCAGGTTCACATCAATCCGACGGCCCAGCCCCGTTTTTTCCCGTTCATACAGCACCGCACAGATGGCCTGGGTCAACAGTGATCCAGCAAAAACATCGGCAACAGCCACACCAAGTTTCATGGGTTCACCGTCCGGGCTTCCGGTGTAACTCATCAGGCCACTCATGCCCTGCGCGATCACGTCATAGCCACTCAGACGGGCATAAGGGCCGGTCCGTCCGAACCCGCTGATGGCCGCATAAATCAGTCTGGGATTCTGCTCTTTCAGGGCGTCATATCCCAGACCCAGTTTTTCCATTGTTCCCGGACGGTAATTCTCCACCAGCACGTCGCTTCTGGCAATCAGTTTGCGGGCCGTGTCCAGATCCTGTGGGTCTTTCAGGTTCAGGACCACCGAACGCTTGTTGCGGTTCACACTCAGGAAATAGGTGGCCTCCGTGCCCAGAGCAGGAGGGGTCCAGGCCCGGGTGTCGTCTCCCTGCGGAGGCTCAATCTTGATGACATCTGCCCCGAGGTCTCCGAGCAGCATGGTGGCATAAGGTCCGGTGAGCACCCGCGTGAAGTCGGCAACACGGACGCCCTGTAAAGGTAAATGCATGGCGAAAACATTGTACAGCCGTCAGCATTCAGCTGTCAGCCATCAGCAAAAAGCCGCAGGCTCTGGTTTTCGCAGATGGTGGTGAACACAATTGCTTCAGCCAGAGCATCAAGTCAAAGCTGATCGCTGAACGCTGACGGCTCCTTATGCCTGCATGGTTTTGGGCATGTTGCCCATGTCGTTGGTGATGGCCTCGGAAACCTCCTCCACAAAGACCTCCAGGGCGTGTTGCAGGAGTTCCAGGTGGTGGTCTTCCATGCCTTCCAGAACCGTGCTTCCTCTGGCACCGAGGAGGAAGAGCAGGTCCGGTTCACTGATGTCATCTTCTGCAGCCTCGTCTTCCATTTCCACGAGGTCCAGGTACATGCAGCCGACAGAAAATTGCTGGTTGATCAGGTTGAGGCCCATCATCACTTCCGCAAGGCTGTCCTCGTGCACAAAAATGTCCAGGGTCAGGTCGAAGCGGGTGATCAGGTAGGGGGTCTGCTGGGCAATGGCCAGTGCAAGGGTCCCGATGGATGCCTCGGTCTGGTAATCCATGGTGATCAGTTCGTCCTGCACCTCCACGTCCCACCCTTTTCGTTTCAGGAAGTCGGCGATGATTTCTGTGGGTTGCATATAGGGAGTATACCGATTTTGATGTCAGGGAAATTTGGATGACAATACAGCATTGAAAACACACAGCCATCACAAAAAGGGTGTTTTTCAGCGGTTGTGTCAGGTGGTCCTGGAACCCGCACACTGGATTTTGAACTGTCAGATGGTGTTCAGTTGTGAACGCAGCCGCATCAGGGCTGTCTGCACGATCTCCCACAGAACAGCACAGCTGACAATTCCATGACGGTCCACTGAAAAAAGCCTGACAGACCTTCCTTATGGTAGGAGGCATGAAGAAAGTGCTCATGACCGCAGCTTTACTCGCAACCCCCGCTTTCGCAGTGTCCCTGCAAGGCGCAGGCGCTTCTTTCCCCTACCCCCTGTACCTGAAATACTTCTCTGAATACAAAAAAGCCACCGGCACCGAAGTCAGCTACCAGAGCATCGGCTCCGGCGGCGGACAGCGCCAGATCCTGGAGCAGACCGTGGATTTCGGTGCAACCGACGGCCCCATGAGTGATGCCGACCTGGGCAAAGCGCCCGGTGGCAACAAAATCCTGCACATCCCCACCGCCCTTGGTGCCGTTGTGCCCATCTACAACATCCCCGGTGTGGACAGCAGCCTGAAATTTGACGGCAAAGTGCTCGCCGACATCTTCTCCGGCAAGATCACCAAGTGGAACGATGCCGCTCTGGTGAAAGACAACCCCGAGCTGAAAAACATCGCTCTGCCCATCACCATCTCCCGCCGTGCGGACAGCAGCGGAACCACCTTCATCTTCACCGACTACCTCGCCAAGGTCAGCAAGACCTTCGCCACGGGCGTGGGCAAAGGCACCACCGTGAACTGGCCCCAGGCCAGCATCGGCGGCAAAGGCAACGACGGTGTGGCTTCTGTGGTCAAGCAGACCCCCGGTTCCATCGGCTACGTTGAGCTGATTTTCGCCAAGCAGAACAACATCGACTACGGCACTGTGAAGAACAAGTCAGGCAAGTTTGTCAAAGCCACCCTCAAAGGTGTGACCGCTGCCGCCGCCTCCAAGCCCCTCCCTGCCGACACCCGCGTGAGCATCACCGACGCTTCCGGTGCGGACTCCTACCCCATCAGCGGCTACACCTGGATTCTGGTGTACCAGAACCAGGATTACGGCAAGAACACCGAAGAAAAGGCCAAAGCCGTCAAGAACCTGCTCAACTGGATCGTCAATGACGGCCAGAAGTTCAACGAGGACCTCGGGTACGCTGAACTTCCTGCACGCGCCCAGAAGCTCGCTGAAGGCCTGATTGGCAGCATCAAGTTCGGCAACAAGAAGCTGTGATCCTCAACATTTAAATTCCGCACCAACCTTGACGGCCCCCCAGAGATGGGGGGTTTGGTTTTTGCGTTGTTGTAATGCACTGAGGGTCAGATCCCCCTGCTAAAGCTCAGGGAGGTTACTGCTGCGGTTTGTTGGGTTGTTTGAGGGCACTGAGGGTCAGATCCCCCTGCTGATCGCTTCGCTCTCAGGTTCCCCCGTCAGCGTTGGGGGATGGATGGGCGTCTGGGATGGCTTCCAGCTCAGTCGTCCAACAACCCCCTTTTGTTAAGCGACCCAGTGCGACGCGGCGACCCAGCGCGAAACGGGCCGCCCCGTGAGCGCGTAGTGGGGTCAAGAAGGCCGCCCCGCAAGCGACTCAGTGCGAAACGGGCCGCCCCGTGAGCACGCAGTCAGAGTCAAGAAGCACGTGGTCAGGGTCAAGACGGGGGAACAGCCTTGGGGTGCGAAGCACCCATCAAGGCAGGGGGGATGAAACCCTCTCATACCTCCACACCCCATCCACCTGTTGCATCTGAAGCTGTCCACGGAAGCGCAGGTATTCCAGATGGGCAATGACTTCTGCCAGTGCGAACCTGCGTCCGAAGGTGTCGAGTTCTCTCTGGAAGAGTCGCAGGGAGAGGTCGTAGGCATTCATGGGCTGTGCCAGTGTCTCCAGAATTTCCTGCAGGCGTTCGTGGTGGTGGTCTGCGATTTCTTTTGCCCGTTCTGCTGCATTTTCGATGATTGGGCCGTAGTGGCCAATCACAGTGCTT
Proteins encoded:
- a CDS encoding CaiB/BaiF CoA transferase family protein, with the translated sequence MHLPLQGVRVADFTRVLTGPYATMLLGDLGADVIKIEPPQGDDTRAWTPPALGTEATYFLSVNRNKRSVVLNLKDPQDLDTARKLIARSDVLVENYRPGTMEKLGLGYDALKEQNPRLIYAAISGFGRTGPYARLSGYDVIAQGMSGLMSYTGSPDGEPMKLGVAVADVFAGSLLTQAICAVLYEREKTGLGRRIDVNLLEGMLSLGTYQISRYLNAGEVADRLGNEHRSIVPYGMFPCQDGHFNLAVGNDALWVKFCQSLGFEDLLTEAHATNAARVTHRHTLMPELLRRFAGFTRAELLEKLQGAGVPCGPVYDVREALEDPHIKARKVVQEVPHPTLGTMKTTTPPWELDGAHLPIRHAPPTLGEHTRDILEELNAGLPEHH
- the pstS gene encoding phosphate ABC transporter substrate-binding protein PstS; translated protein: MKKVLMTAALLATPAFAVSLQGAGASFPYPLYLKYFSEYKKATGTEVSYQSIGSGGGQRQILEQTVDFGATDGPMSDADLGKAPGGNKILHIPTALGAVVPIYNIPGVDSSLKFDGKVLADIFSGKITKWNDAALVKDNPELKNIALPITISRRADSSGTTFIFTDYLAKVSKTFATGVGKGTTVNWPQASIGGKGNDGVASVVKQTPGSIGYVELIFAKQNNIDYGTVKNKSGKFVKATLKGVTAAAASKPLPADTRVSITDASGADSYPISGYTWILVYQNQDYGKNTEEKAKAVKNLLNWIVNDGQKFNEDLGYAELPARAQKLAEGLIGSIKFGNKKL